The following proteins are co-located in the Dethiosulfovibrio salsuginis genome:
- a CDS encoding ankyrin repeat domain-containing protein, with protein sequence FNGNPKVIATLIEAGADPNAKAEGGITPLHSAVTEDGNPKAIATLIEAGADPNAKAEGGMTPLHSAAIFNGNPKAIAALIEAGADVNVKDERGDTPMSLAKAAENEIMINAFKKCQPKVKK encoded by the coding sequence TTCAACGGAAACCCTAAGGTCATCGCAACCCTCATAGAGGCTGGAGCTGACCCAAACGCTAAAGCAGAAGGTGGAATAACGCCACTCCACTCTGCGGTAACAGAAGACGGAAACCCTAAGGCCATCGCAACCCTCATAGAGGCTGGAGCTGATCCAAACGCTAAAGCAGAAGGTGGAATGACGCCACTCCACTCTGCAGCAATTTTCAACGGAAACCCTAAGGCCATCGCAGCACTCATAGAGGCTGGAGCTGACGTCAACGTAAAAGATGAACGTGGAGACACGCCTATGAGTCTCGCAAAAGCAGCTGAAAATGAAATTATGATAAATGCTTTTAAAAAATGTCAACCTAAAGTAAAAAAATAA
- a CDS encoding ankyrin repeat domain-containing protein encodes MSLLDVMKKRQEQMSKAPHPLKDDERGARFAYLVGMAMVATVDGSIDPEEENILLNRAIAMNLPEDDGIRAIEAAKTADSETISSVLESLSERRQRVIFMIDLRIMAHADGSLKSEECELWNLFGDMMEINQDDRKALSTFADASLEPDEERASEAIAGIIKHDLDIPISAIKFFLPSTKNISVDNDFFVFLVEKNNLKHIKLALALEAKNNNEIASNVTRANTHGYGETLLHYAARFNTNPEFIKTLIDAGADIKAKTEDEYTPLHFAAALNSNPEIIATLIEAGADIEAKTRYKETPLHVAAELNKNPEIVATLIKAGADIEAKDT; translated from the coding sequence ATGTCATTGCTTGATGTTATGAAAAAAAGGCAAGAACAAATGTCTAAGGCTCCCCATCCATTGAAAGACGATGAGAGAGGAGCTCGCTTTGCCTATCTGGTGGGCATGGCCATGGTAGCCACCGTAGACGGCTCGATAGATCCAGAGGAAGAGAACATTCTACTGAATCGAGCTATAGCCATGAACCTACCTGAAGACGATGGTATACGAGCTATCGAAGCAGCAAAGACAGCGGACAGCGAAACTATTTCATCGGTACTTGAGTCTCTGAGCGAACGAAGACAGAGAGTTATATTTATGATAGACCTAAGGATAATGGCCCACGCCGACGGATCGCTAAAATCCGAGGAGTGCGAGCTATGGAATCTCTTTGGGGACATGATGGAGATAAACCAGGATGATCGAAAGGCCCTTTCCACCTTCGCCGATGCATCGTTAGAGCCGGACGAAGAAAGGGCCTCCGAGGCCATAGCGGGAATCATAAAACACGATCTAGACATCCCTATATCGGCAATAAAGTTCTTCTTGCCTTCTACCAAAAATATATCAGTAGACAACGATTTTTTTGTTTTTTTAGTAGAGAAAAACAATTTAAAACACATTAAACTAGCCCTTGCACTAGAGGCCAAAAATAATAATGAAATAGCTTCGAATGTAACAAGAGCGAATACACACGGCTATGGCGAAACCCTTCTTCACTACGCAGCACGGTTCAACACAAACCCGGAGTTCATCAAGACCCTTATAGATGCCGGTGCCGATATCAAAGCAAAAACTGAAGATGAATACACACCACTTCATTTTGCAGCAGCTCTCAACTCTAATCCCGAGATCATCGCAACACTTATAGAGGCTGGGGCTGATATCGAGGCAAAAACTAGATATAAAGAGACTCCGCTCCATGTAGCAGCAGAGCTAAACAAAAACCCCGAGATCGTCGCGACACTCATAAAGGCTGGGGCTGATATCGAGGCAAAAGACACA
- a CDS encoding ankyrin repeat domain-containing protein, whose product AAAHNENPEIIATLIKAGADIEAKKTSDETPLHEAAAWNENPEIVATLIKAGADIEAKDTSDETLLHRAAAHNENPEIIAMLIEAGADIEAKNIYKGTPLHVAAAHNENPEIVATLIKAGADIEAKDTFDRNPLHEAARWNENPEIIAMLIEAGADVNAKSYDGKKPLYGAKENENRDKSKTISIINIINKNNNLIKKTRALFTEKNSIPTKTRFKLISINILVAICIGLTIDYIPSFLKGILSLLILSHLAYQVTMINIKYISEKSTTTKRRLASMGIDFILLFFVAIVSDYIPESIETVMAFIISVHFIYQLFAIIIGFFKKKLKK is encoded by the coding sequence AGCAGCAGCACACAACGAAAACCCCGAGATCATCGCGACACTCATAAAGGCTGGGGCTGATATCGAGGCAAAAAAGACAAGTGACGAGACTCCGCTCCATGAAGCAGCAGCGTGGAACGAAAATCCCGAGATCGTCGCGACACTCATAAAGGCTGGGGCTGATATCGAGGCAAAAGACACAAGTGACGAGACTCTGCTCCATAGAGCAGCAGCACACAACGAAAACCCCGAGATTATCGCGATGCTTATAGAGGCTGGGGCTGATATCGAGGCAAAAAATATATATAAAGGGACTCCGCTCCATGTAGCAGCAGCACACAACGAAAACCCCGAGATCGTCGCGACACTCATAAAGGCTGGGGCTGATATCGAGGCAAAAGACACATTTGACAGGAATCCGCTCCATGAAGCAGCAAGATGGAACGAAAACCCCGAGATTATCGCGATGCTTATAGAGGCTGGGGCTGACGTTAATGCAAAGAGTTATGACGGCAAAAAGCCACTATATGGCGCTAAAGAAAATGAGAATAGAGACAAATCCAAAACAATTTCCATAATAAACATTATAAATAAAAATAATAATTTAATAAAAAAGACAAGAGCCCTGTTTACAGAAAAAAATAGCATACCAACAAAAACAAGGTTTAAATTAATTTCAATCAATATTCTCGTCGCTATCTGCATCGGACTTACTATAGACTATATACCTTCTTTTCTGAAGGGCATTTTAAGCCTTTTGATCTTAAGTCACCTTGCATACCAAGTTACAATGATAAACATAAAATACATCTCAGAAAAATCGACAACTACAAAAAGAAGACTTGCGTCAATGGGAATAGATTTTATTTTACTTTTTTTTGTAGCTATAGTTTCAGATTACATACCAGAATCTATCGAGACAGTTATGGCATTCATTATCTCCGTACATTTTATCTATCAGCTATTTGCAATAATCATAGGCTTTTTTAAGAAAAAACTAAAAAAATAG